The following are encoded together in the Chaetodon auriga isolate fChaAug3 chromosome 6, fChaAug3.hap1, whole genome shotgun sequence genome:
- the LOC143322239 gene encoding netrin-4-like, with product MRLWTLLVIIPVCASSPLSAETSKPKGPAAESRCSGRACNPRMGNLAQGRVLSTQSVCGSNSSEPYCLYKQAAAPRIRESCSAAKCSKCNSAIPSQAHPPSAMSDSSFRYPDTWWQSAGGVEEETLQLDLETQFLFTHLILVFRSPRPGAMVLERSQDHGRTWKALRYFARDCEEVFGLVEGSPVGESGATCTSKYSGAFPCARGEVIYRALSPWDSVDPYGPAAQDQLMITNLRVRLLQRQPCPCQAKHPGAAVLPTDHYAIYDFIVKGSCLCNGHADQCVPASGYQPSQQKTSSMVHGKCVCRHNTAGDHCERCAPLYNDQPWQAANGITGTPHECQKCKCNGHATSCHFSRGLWLATGRRSGGVCDDCHHNTEGRHCQICKRGFFRDPGRPKTAPDSCKPCSCHPVGSVLSRGSPLCDPSSGECTCKPGVGGPRCDSCMLGYWGLHEYGCRPCDCTGDCDPYTGDCISGSDVEVFYTATGHMGHSSNNSETALFRAEELFSALHHSEKCECVEVTLGSPKLFCAAEYDYVLVVRVMSAHDRGSHAEVEVKVRKVLHQNPQMKIQRGSVTLYPESWTTQGCTCPILNPGSEYVVAGHEDWKTGRLMVNTKSLVKSWKPSLGRKVLHILRKDCGRW from the exons ATGAGACTGTGGACTTTACTTGTCATTATCCCGGTGTGCGCATCCTCCCCCCTTTCAGCCG AAACGTCTAAACCCAAAGGTCCAGCTGCGGAGAGCCGCTGCTCCGGCCGAGCCTGCAACCCCCGCATGGGCAATCTGGCCCAGGGTAGAGTACTGAGCACCCAGTCGGTCTGCGGCTCCAACTCCTCGGAGCCTTACTGCCTCTACAAACAGGCTGCTGCGCCCCGCATCAGGGAGTCCTGCTCGGCAGCAAAATGCAGCAAGTGCAACTCTGCCATCCCCAGCCAGGCACACCCTCCCTCTGCCATGAGCGACTCCTCTTTCCGCTACCCTGACACTTGGTGGCAGTCTGcagggggggtggaggaggagacgctCCAGCTCGACCTGGAGACGCAGTTCCTCTTCACCCACCTCATCCTGGTGTTCCGCTCACCGCGCCCCGGTGCCATGGTGCTGGAGCGCTCCCAAGACCATGGGCGCACATGGAAGGCCCTCAGGTACTTTGCCAGAGATTGTGAGGAGGTGTTCGGCCTGGTCGAGGGGTCGCCAGTTGGGGAGAGTGGAGCAACTTGCACTTCGAAGTATTCAGGAGCTTTCCCTTGCGCCAGAGGAGAG GTCATCTATCGAGCCTTGTCGCCATGGGACTCAGTGGATCCCTATGGACCAGCCGCCCAGGACCAGCTCATGATCACCAACTTGAGAGTTCGCCTGCTGCAGCGCCAGCCGTGTCCCTGCCAGGCCAAACATCCTGGTGCCGCTGTCCTCCCCACAGACCATTATGCCATCTATGATTTTATTGTCAAAGGCAGTTGCCTTTGCAATGGGCATGCTGACCAGTGTGTCCCAGCCAGCGGCTACCAGCCCAGCCAACAGAAGACCAGCAGCATG GTTCAcggcaagtgtgtgtgcagacacaacacagcCGGTGACCACTGCGAGCGCTGTGCACCTCTCTACAATGACCAACCTTGGCAGGCTGCCAACGGCATCACAGGGACGCCGCATGAGTGCCAGA AGTGCAAGTGTAACGGTCATGCCACGAGCTGTCACTTCAGTCGTGGATTGTGGCTCGCAACAGGACGGCGGAGTGGCGGCGTGTGTGACGACTGCCACCACAACACAGAGGGCCGCCACTGCCAGATCTGCAAGAGGGGCTTCTTCAGAGACCCCGGCCGACCTAAAACCGCCCCGGACTCCTGCAAAC cctgctcctGCCACCCTGTAGGCTCAGTCCTCTCACGGGGTAGCCCTCTCTGCGACCCTAGCAGTGGGGAGTGCACTTGTAAGCCTGGTGTCGGGGGCCCCCGCTGTGACagctgcatgctgggatactGGGGGCTTCATGAATACGGCTGCCGTCCGTGTGACTGTACAGGGGACTGTGACCCCTACACAGGCGACTGCATTTCTGG CTCAGATGTGGAGGTCTTCTATACAGCCACTGGCCACATGGGACACAGCAGCAATAATAGTGAGACGGCACTCTTTAGGGCAGAGGAGCTTTTCTCTGCACTGCACCACTCTG AGAAATGTGAGTGTGTAGAAGTAACCCTTGGCAGCCCTAAActcttctgtgctgcagagtaCGACTATG TGCTGGTGGTGAGAGTGATGTCAGCTCATGATAGAGGGTCCCATGCAGAGGTGGAGGTCAAGGTCAGGAAGGTCTTGCACCAGAACCCGCAGATGAAGATCCAGAGGGGCAGCGTCACTCTTTACCCAGAGTCCTGGACCACCCAAGGCTGTACCTGTCCCATCCTCAACCCAG GCTCCGAGTATGTGGTCGCTGGTCATGAAGACTGGAAGACTGGACGGCTGATGGTCAACACCAAGAGCCTGGTTAAATCATGGAAGCCGAGCCTGGGACGCAAAGTCCTCCACATCCTCAGAAAAGACTGTGGCCGCTGGTAG